The Prunus dulcis chromosome 5, ALMONDv2, whole genome shotgun sequence genomic sequence CAAAATACGGCTCCAACAGTTTGTTATTGTCATTCTCCATTGTGAGTTAACGTTTGGTGATGATGTTAATTTCATGTTCATGTTTCTGCATTAGTACAACGGTCCTTCACTTCTTTCTTTATTACTTTTGTTTGCTGGCTTAAATGCTAACATTAACTATCATATACCAATTATTGTATTTTCCATAAAGCCATATAAATGCTTCTATCAGATCATTTTGGCACAATTCAAAATATCATTATCACTTATGTGTTTgattctctcttttatttattgaagtACCATGTGTAATTGAATTGCAATTGCGGTACATTGTTATTCTATTCCAAACATGCATTATATTACAATTACTGAATGATTCTTGACCGTTGATATATCAAGATTCGAACACGTCTGTATAAGTGACTGACTCTAGCATTGTCTTTTTATTAGGAACATTTAACTAATCCTATGCCAGTTTTTGTTATCTTCCATAATGCCATATAAATGCCTCCATCATATCATTTTGGCACAACTCAAAATATCATTATCACTCATGTGAGGGGGACTAAAGTCAGACAATTTAATCAGGGTTAGCTTTGCTACATATCCCTTTCATGTGTTTGATTCTATCATCTTTTTTACCATTCGGAATTAAATTGCACATTGTTATTCTTACCATTCCTGGCATGCATTGCACTATAATTACTTAACGATTCCTGACCATTGATATATTAGGATTTGGACATTTCTGCATGGACGACTGACTctaatattattgtttttctgCGTACAATGCATGCTTTTAGAGAGCCTAGAATTAGGCCCGGCCAGTGACATAGACGGTGGAAACATTCATAATGAACCATGAGTGCAGGTACACAATTGGGTCCAGGGACCAATTGATTACTATGCTTTTAGTCCATTTGATATCTTGTTGTCCATTGATGGTATATGATATCAACAAAGCAGCCGGCATACACATGGAATGAGCCACTTTGGTAGTACGTTTTTGAAAAGCACTTCTGAAAATGACTTGGGATAAAAGCATAAGGAATCAAATTTTAGCGTTTTGGAATAGAAGCAATGGCTGAAATTGGGTCCGCTACAAGTCTCTAATAGCTTATCCACACAAAGATTAACTTCCAAATTTGATTTGGTGTTTCTTAAGCATACACGTTAAGTATATAATTCCTTGCTTACCAATGTTCCAAGATTGccaaccaaattttttttatttttttaaaatttacaacaataaaataaaattccttttattttgaatagacAGGATAAAAAAGCTCTAACTTGTTTGTTTGGAATCACCTAAGCAAAACAACCAACATAAATTGACAGCTGCAGTTACTGTCATTAACAGTGGTTAAAAGTGGCCTTCCTTGTCTCTCACATGTGACACCGACACACATAAAGGAGGGAAGAGCTTAGAAAGATCTTTTAGAACCAATgctttaaaaacaaaatcaattagGGTTAAATTTTGGACCTTTTTACAACTACGTGGGATGCAATTTTTTGGAGTTTGAACATTCTTCCCAAAGGTTATTGGGGAGGTTCCAAGATTCTCACTTTAAGATGAAATACAAAATGTAGGATTTATCATGTTCTTTTCGTGCCTTTTTACGTGTGGTCAATTTCAATTAACATCTTTAAGTTTGAGCATTCAATGCAAAAtcaatatataagataaatttCGAAAATTTACTACTAATCTAAAAAAACTTAAGCTGTTTTGATTTGAGTAAGCAACTATAAACTTTTTCTTCGCCTTACGCGGATCTCTCTCCATCATTAGAGCCCAATACGCCGATTTTATCTAGTATTGAAAATTGCACGTTACAATTAATGTCcatttggcattgcttattttggggtgataagtgatttttaaaaaaatttgggaagcccaacccgtttggtaaactatgagaaaatcacttactgttaaaaaattgttgtgagagaaagcgATAAGGGAAGACAGCTAATAaggtgtttttatttttgattatGAAGGAATCAGTTTTAAAGAGgcgctgggtttaatgattatgcggaaatcattttctgattatgcaggaatcagtaccaacaacacttttaacaaaaagtttaccaaacgtcAAACTGCTTTCCTTCACagttgatttctctcacagcaaatctggcagcaattatttttacaacaCAGTAGTGCCAAATTGGTCCTTATGCTTCAAAGATATTATATCCAACATTAATTGGTAATAAGCGGATCCGAAGTTTTTCATGACGTAAAGTTTAGAATGACGGATGATGTAGAAGGCTCACTGGTGCTTACTTTATAGATAGAAATGGAAAAAGCTTTCTATACTCTATGCAATCATGCATTATTAGTGTGATAGAAGTAGAGGGTTACTGGTGcttaatttataaatagttCACAAAAAGTTGCATCAAATGAACAGGACGTGATGGGGGAAAAGCGCAGCAGTTGGGGACAGCAGAGAAGCTGGTCATAATCTGTAATTGAATTTTGTAACGCCTTGAGCTTCCCCACCATATGTTTGCTTGCAGGATCTCACGAGCTCAAACTCAGATTTTCGGATTATTTCCAGACACAAAATACTCACAATTCAAGTATTCAAGTCAAGCCAAACACAAGGACAGTGGGGGCTCACCAAACcctacatatattatattagtCCAACATAATTTGCACTGATTAGATGGGGCTCACCAACcctacatatattatattagtCCAACATAAGTTGTACTGATTAGATTTGTTAAAGCCATTTGGATTGTGTTTGCATTAAATGCGAAGTCGCATTCAGGTTAACCATTATTGAATACATAGTTTAAATGTGGGTTATGTCAATTGTTCAGTCCGTGAGTTAGGCTCTTTGCACTTAAGTTCTAGTCTTGTCCTCtgtagattagattaatttagagtatTTTAAACCATCTACTCGTGCCCTATTTAATAGATTGGTCAATCTAACAAACCTTATTGTGGGAACTTGGAAGTCAAAATCATACATTAAAAGCCAAACCTAAATTGATGAATGCTCACCTCAAATTTACTCTTGAAATATCTATTGGTCCCAAGTGGAACTTTCTTGGATCAAATTTTTGGGCATCTTCATTGACTGGTAAGCAATTATATTTCTAAATGAGAATTGACAATTCAAAGCCAGAAAGGAGTTTGAGATAAAAGTTTTATCATGTCAAAGCTAAGGAAAATGAAGTAAATCTTATCCAAAGACTTCCAAATTCACTCAAATTCTAGTAGTCTCTCTTCTCTTGTACAATATTCTCATACATCCAATCTTGACATAACTACTTATTCATACAAGGATCacgcaagaaagaaaagaaaaaaataactcTATACATGTGAGAAGCAGGACGTTCTGTTCTCACTGAGAGATGCAATCTCGGAGGAAAACTACTATGAGATTGCAAAACCAAGGTTGTAGCATTGTAATAGCCAGCTTTATGTGGTGTATGATAATTTTTAGTTGTTGAATTTCTGTTCGGGAGTGCTCGTCGACACCTGAAAATGCCAATGAACATCACATTAACCAAAGAGGAATGCCAAAAGTCTCTAAACTTTCTATCAATGTAATGCACTATGCAGTAGTTTGTATAAATTCAGAAGTGAGCTAGGATCGAAACGAGGGCGCAATTTTTATGGTATCAGAAGGTGTTTAATCGAAAAGAATGCGAAATAATTGGTGTTGCAACAGAAGCCCTGAACTTCTGTCCAAATTACTTTTATCTCATTTTGAACACACTTCAATTGATGTATAAGGAAACACAACAGAAACTCATGACTTCAGCTAACACCCACTGAGTTCAAATGAATAATGTGCTCACCCCAACTGATGTGACAAAATTGCAAACCGCACATTTCACAGATCTTGCTCCATATTGATACATTAACAGCATCCTGCAGTTCCCACAATTGACATGCGCCACCTGATTTGCTGTCACAAATGCACATTTGATTCGTATGTCCAAACTTAATTGATTTCGGTTACCTTTTAAGAAGCTTAATTgctatcacaaaaacatatttCATAAAGCTTTTTATCTGTCAATGATTTGATACCTTCCAAGGCTAGATTTACAGTGTGGCAGCAAGAACATTGTACACTCGTTGCTCCGCGGATATACATGAGTAGGGTGTGGCATCCTCCACAAACCAGCTGGGCCATTTCTGTGCCTACTCAGAGTTACACAAAAATGTAACACATTCAGACTTTACCGAGTCTTACAGTCGAAAATTATATCGATTTCAAGAACTAAATGACAGCATAATCAAGCTGCATTAACATAAGCTAAGGGAATGTGtagcaagaaaagaacataCCAGGAGGTGGCACAGCAGTGACTGCATTACAAACCGCACAACAGACAGAGGTGGCTCCAACAGGATAGAGTAAAAGGTTCCTACATCCAGAGCACACAAGTTGGCTCTGTGCACCTAAAGAACAAGttacaaaatttaataaattattgatTTAGACTGGTAGATTATAAATGAATAATTTCATAACAATAAGGTAGCagattatatttttcatacaATCATAATCAGAGAATATTTTTGTATGAGAACTTTATTTGTGTTTAgaggaacaaaagaagaagaagaaacaacagaggagaagggaggaaaagaaaattaaaacgaAAATCCTGTGACATTTGTGACATCAGTGTTGGACAATGAcaaaaattctcaaccaaTCCCTCATTTTCTCAGCAATTTTCTCAGCAggaaaaatagagagaaaattcacaTTGTTTTCAAGCCAAATAAGATGAAGACAGATTTTGAGTAATGATACCATTTGCAGGTGGTGTGTATGGTGCTGGAGGAGTTGGATATGGGGCAAGTGGAACTGGCATTATAAATTAAAGCTCAAAACTCTttcactctttctcttcttaaaTTCTAGAAGACAACTGCCTCAGATACAGGGGACATCACACATTCTTTCCATACCtggaaagaggaaaagaaaagttagAAAACCCAACTGGAAGAGTGTTTTAGCTTTAAATATAACTATACATAATGAGCATAATACAAGAAGCAGGATTATGCAACTTGTCAGTGTCAAATTTAAAGTGAATTGGAGGAAAactggaagaagaaaatctcAGAAACTTGCATtaccaaaaacccaaaagcttatttcaattaaattgaaagatgcgcatatatatatatatatatatatatgcccaAAAAAGCCATACCTGAAGATGCCCAGAAAGAGAAAGTGTATGCAATAAGCTATGGAATTCAGTTGAAGAGTCTTACGTGGGGCAAGCAAACGCTTACCTTTGCCACTtgcgcagagagagagagagagagagagagagacagagagagagagagagagagagaggagagttGAAATACACTGGAGTAAATTAAGTAGAGTGAGAAAGGTTGTGTTAAAACCAGAACCAAATTTGTTACGTTTTCTTCCAACTCAGTTCATTTTTGAGGTGCAATGTAACTTTCATTGTCTCCTTTTTCCTCTAGATAGAGGGGGGGAGATTAACTTCCATTTTCTGTTGGTGGTGTATCAAGATCAACTTTGTCAGGAAACTGGGGCCCACACAGCccctactctctctctctctctctctctctctctcagtatTGGTGGCTCTACATTGCATGCATGTGAGGGATGCAACTCAGCCACACGCTCTCCTTTATTGGACGGCCTACAGTGAACCACGTCAGTCAAAGGAATAATCAGGGCCGTCTGtcaaaatccttttttttttttttttttttgaaccatgaaaatgcaatgcaaGTACCTTTATTAGGTGGTGTGGTCCTGAATCTATAGCATTATATATTCATCAGAGCTTTTGTATATACAGTATAGTTGAGAACTTGGATAGTAAAAAGTTAGGTATCTGAACTCTGCTGCTTCACCTGATACATaatagggagattcactattatacccaatatgggggcccaaattataaaaataccatatataaaatagactttagaaacacacctaaagcccatttacaacataacaaaaaagcttttaacttcttataaattacaaaactgccatcaatttcttaaaacaagtccaaccccaaaatctcataaaaatacccaaagcactcaatagggaatcaaagtaatttaataatcaatattaaattcaataaggctagctatcattttttgggttttttttgggtttgtttataggaatttaattgtgtagggtttatttataatattagtgctagaaatgggtatatcactaaatatctctacaTAATATTCAGTTAACATCTGCACATACACATACATGCAGCATGATGCAATTACTATCTTTTATCTTTCAGACTTGagagtactttttttttttaaatctcaTAAGAGGGAAAATAGTATAAAAAGATGATGGACGAGGGAGGGAGGGACAAAATGAACAGTGAAGAAGAGTCCATGAGATATGGGCCTGCAACCAGTGTAAAAGCCTGAGGGaacaatacaaaaaacgaTTGCGGGGTCCATAGACAAGTttgcaaaagaagaaaggaccACCATGGTTCTACTTCTGTTGGCATTTTTCTCCACACTCTTTAACTTGATCCCAAGTGGATATTCCTACCATTAATGCTCTAGAGAAGGccttcaataatt encodes the following:
- the LOC117627969 gene encoding protein LOL1; its protein translation is MPVPLAPYPTPPAPYTPPANGAQSQLVCSGCRNLLLYPVGATSVCCAVCNAVTAVPPPGTEMAQLVCGGCHTLLMYIRGATSVQCSCCHTVNLALEANQVAHVNCGNCRMLLMYQYGARSVKCAVCNFVTSVGVSTSTPEQKFNN